Proteins from a genomic interval of Psychrobacter urativorans:
- a CDS encoding lytic murein transglycosylase, with amino-acid sequence MMLKKHYIALFPVLFLASCVSQPQQKPVRQGNVQVTETQTIIKPKPVIVQPNKVVKPTPAPQASYSSFADWKSDFSTRAIASGYNSSDVQRLLASANLNQQVISLDSGQPEFSKMPWEYADSAVSDARVNTGRSKFAEQRSYLSSLESRYGVSAEIVTAIWGMESAYGVVTGTSHLPSALASLAYDGRRQAFAETQLLALMTLLQRGDVSWSQLQGSWAGGMGQTQFIPDTWLKEGIDGDNNGYKNPWSTADALASTASYLSNAGWVRGLAPFYEVRLPASFDYATSGSKQSAARWAALGVDTIADVSLDANAQMELWLPAGKDGPALLLSKNFDVIKVYNNSSSYALGVSLLGKAITRENGLQQSWPRYERPLSTAQVKNLQLRLTQAGYDTQGADGVVGTNTRKAFQRWQAANGQTPDGFITQRSAASLTAW; translated from the coding sequence ATGATGTTAAAAAAGCACTATATTGCGCTATTCCCTGTGTTGTTCTTAGCCAGTTGCGTCAGTCAGCCGCAGCAGAAACCAGTGCGCCAAGGCAACGTTCAAGTCACTGAAACGCAAACGATTATTAAGCCTAAACCTGTCATTGTACAGCCGAATAAGGTGGTTAAGCCGACACCGGCACCGCAAGCAAGTTATAGCAGTTTTGCAGACTGGAAGTCAGACTTCTCAACACGGGCGATTGCCTCGGGCTACAATAGCTCGGACGTGCAGCGTTTGCTTGCGTCCGCTAACTTGAACCAACAAGTTATCTCATTAGATTCAGGTCAGCCTGAGTTTTCTAAGATGCCTTGGGAGTATGCGGATTCTGCGGTATCAGATGCTCGTGTCAATACCGGACGCAGCAAATTTGCCGAACAGCGCAGCTATTTATCAAGCTTAGAGTCGCGATATGGTGTCAGTGCAGAGATCGTGACGGCAATTTGGGGTATGGAATCGGCATATGGCGTGGTAACCGGTACTAGCCATCTGCCAAGTGCATTGGCAAGTCTTGCCTATGATGGTCGTCGTCAAGCGTTTGCTGAAACTCAGCTATTGGCATTAATGACGCTCTTACAACGCGGTGATGTGTCTTGGTCACAGCTTCAGGGTTCTTGGGCAGGTGGCATGGGGCAGACGCAATTTATCCCTGATACATGGTTAAAAGAAGGGATAGATGGTGATAACAACGGATATAAAAACCCGTGGTCGACTGCTGATGCATTGGCTTCTACTGCCAGTTATTTAAGTAATGCGGGTTGGGTACGTGGTCTTGCACCGTTTTATGAAGTCAGATTGCCCGCCTCATTTGATTACGCCACATCTGGTAGCAAGCAATCGGCTGCTCGATGGGCAGCGCTTGGTGTTGATACTATCGCTGATGTCTCGCTAGATGCTAATGCGCAAATGGAGCTATGGCTACCGGCAGGTAAAGACGGTCCTGCACTATTACTCAGTAAAAACTTTGACGTCATTAAAGTATATAATAACTCATCAAGCTACGCGCTAGGCGTTAGTTTATTAGGTAAAGCCATTACTAGAGAAAATGGACTACAACAGTCATGGCCACGCTATGAGCGCCCATTATCAACGGCGCAAGTGAAAAACTTACAACTGCGCCTAACCCAAGCAGGTTATGACACACAAGGGGCGGATGGTGTAGTGGGTACTAATACGCGTAAGGCATTCCAGCGCTGGCAAGCAGCGAATGGGCAAACGCCAGATGGTTTTATTACTCAGCGTAGCGCTGCATCACTGACGGCATGGTGA
- the ppiC gene encoding peptidylprolyl isomerase PpiC: protein MARTASALHILVKDKELADDIIAKLKKGAMFDVLAKKHSTCPSGKKGGNLGEFKKGDMVPAFDKVCFSGELFTPHLVKTKFGWHVVKVLYRT from the coding sequence ATGGCTCGTACAGCTAGCGCATTACACATTTTAGTAAAAGACAAAGAACTAGCTGACGACATTATTGCCAAGCTTAAGAAAGGCGCCATGTTTGATGTGCTCGCTAAAAAGCACTCAACCTGCCCATCAGGTAAAAAAGGCGGCAACTTAGGTGAATTTAAAAAAGGCGACATGGTACCTGCATTTGATAAAGTCTGCTTCAGTGGCGAACTCTTCACCCCGCATTTAGTGAAAACTAAGTTTGGCTGGCATGTGGTTAAAGTGCTTTATAGAACATAA
- a CDS encoding cardiolipin synthase yields the protein MVMEMNVGTVAAEQYIASWTWTDFAGLGLILHIVLMVVMTLRIVSVQRNIGVAIAWIAILFTLPIFGLLAYMLVGEPMIGSRYRQRVDQARLILNDMAERERLIFDQGQDLLSEHYRGVSKIGTRWTGFGVFPDHQMQLLTHPEAIFKRLIDDINGAQRSILMEFYIIYPKGQVQDVIQALIAAAHRGVECHILIDSVGSFSFFNSAEHHQLEGAGVFVHQSLPVGLFKTLFKRSDLRNHRKIVVIDEHVGYIGSFNLVDPKFFKQDKAVGQWIDVAIRSVSQNEVSIATAMAKVVVTDIGAENNDNLDALHKRVNSYTRKLYVRHPTINDMNSRIKALNTIVDYFEPLSTGANSIVIPQMPVVNGVVAQLIPSAPQVTAHVIYNTLVTIIHRANKRIRITTPYFVPDEALSGALVTAAKRGVEVTLIIPEKVDSFLVQHASQAYYQELLEAGVTIALFQGGLLHAKTVVIDDDYCLFGTVNIDMRSFYLNMEVTLAIYTPAMVAQVADCQESYLHSCRFLGLEEWQQRSNYERLFDNVVRLFSPLL from the coding sequence ATGGTTATGGAGATGAATGTAGGCACTGTCGCTGCGGAGCAATATATCGCGTCGTGGACATGGACTGATTTTGCAGGGTTGGGTCTGATACTGCATATTGTTCTAATGGTGGTGATGACTTTACGCATTGTCTCGGTACAGCGCAACATTGGTGTGGCGATTGCGTGGATAGCTATTTTGTTTACGTTGCCTATATTTGGATTACTTGCTTATATGTTGGTAGGTGAGCCGATGATTGGCAGTCGCTATCGGCAGCGCGTTGATCAGGCACGGCTTATCCTGAATGATATGGCAGAACGTGAGCGTTTGATTTTTGATCAAGGTCAAGATTTACTTTCTGAGCACTATCGCGGTGTCAGTAAAATTGGGACACGTTGGACAGGTTTTGGGGTGTTTCCAGATCATCAAATGCAGCTTTTGACCCATCCTGAGGCGATTTTTAAGCGTTTGATTGATGATATTAATGGCGCTCAACGGTCGATTTTGATGGAATTTTATATTATTTATCCGAAAGGACAAGTGCAAGACGTTATACAAGCGTTGATTGCCGCCGCGCATCGCGGTGTGGAATGTCATATTCTCATCGATAGTGTGGGGAGTTTTAGCTTTTTTAATAGCGCTGAGCATCATCAGTTGGAAGGTGCGGGCGTATTTGTACATCAGTCGCTGCCTGTAGGATTATTTAAGACCTTATTTAAGCGTTCTGATTTGCGCAATCATCGCAAAATTGTGGTTATTGATGAGCATGTTGGCTATATCGGTAGTTTTAACTTGGTTGATCCGAAGTTTTTTAAGCAAGATAAAGCGGTGGGTCAATGGATTGATGTGGCGATACGCAGCGTCAGTCAGAACGAGGTGAGTATCGCAACTGCGATGGCTAAAGTGGTGGTCACTGATATTGGTGCTGAGAATAATGACAATCTAGATGCGCTGCATAAACGTGTGAACAGTTATACGCGTAAATTGTATGTGCGCCATCCAACGATTAACGATATGAATAGTCGCATAAAAGCACTTAATACTATCGTCGATTATTTTGAGCCACTCAGTACTGGTGCGAATTCGATTGTCATTCCGCAGATGCCTGTGGTAAATGGCGTGGTGGCGCAACTGATTCCCTCAGCGCCACAAGTGACCGCGCATGTGATTTACAATACTTTGGTCACTATTATTCACCGCGCTAATAAACGTATTCGTATTACCACGCCATACTTTGTGCCTGATGAAGCATTATCTGGTGCATTGGTGACGGCAGCGAAGCGTGGGGTTGAGGTGACGTTGATTATTCCTGAAAAGGTGGATTCGTTTTTAGTGCAGCATGCCTCGCAAGCGTATTATCAAGAGTTGTTAGAAGCAGGGGTGACCATTGCCTTATTTCAAGGCGGTCTGCTACATGCCAAAACGGTGGTTATCGATGATGATTATTGTCTATTTGGTACGGTTAATATTGATATGCGCAGTTTCTATTTAAATATGGAAGTGACGTTAGCGATTTATACACCAGCAATGGTCGCACAAGTGGCTGACTGTCAGGAATCCTATTTACACAGCTGTCGTTTTTTAGGATTAGAAGAATGGCAACAGCGCAGTAATTACGAGCGTTTATTTGATAATGTGGTGCGTTTATTTAGTCCTTTATTGTAG
- a CDS encoding tetratricopeptide repeat protein: MTMMTATSLPKTPLDYMAEGYWQDFLGHRSIAGGIAYEMALRDCELDESLNSLQRVDTLLTQIRRELIRSHTWDEKALLSDERLRNLLVFLAFYAGRVLAQQWQDTPHWYGQFEMRLRYPELPLGVDDFYQHMAVLYSDASANDIKSKKVAPLFFALEPIGMRLFGHIDRQFSAVMGGQVASGLYQAVTELLPSSGMMATKNDVSKKEASTPVNTAINTSPVKSTPINTTLVTEHLNTNQTVVNTAEYIANKQAKAASSSKLSSTAITSHQPTIVEASNNVAATAITTDIVDDNSSSTVLQTASPVLIKEEVINSSPAADLPFQTQTTPLKSVPPTPEVFTQLLTELNEIEVNQTAGHSDYQQACKILDQFEQHIAKQHKPRAQVVFSVSHQAARQQALDLLETSATAGHTAAMLRLAMYELLAEGLTADTEQAKDIGVDWVKQAANQKDSRAQRLLSKMYYQAVGVPQDMNNGKYWLEQAAENGHIEATEVMAQWQQAQSLIITRQQEEHSFKRYQILIAAIVVGALLLIIFV; the protein is encoded by the coding sequence ATGACTATGATGACTGCAACGTCCTTACCTAAAACGCCACTCGATTATATGGCAGAAGGGTATTGGCAAGATTTTTTAGGGCATCGTTCGATTGCGGGTGGTATTGCCTATGAAATGGCGCTGCGCGACTGCGAGTTAGATGAGTCGTTGAATAGTTTGCAACGGGTTGATACGCTGTTAACACAGATACGTCGTGAGTTGATTAGGTCTCATACGTGGGATGAAAAGGCTTTATTGAGTGATGAGCGTCTCCGTAATCTGTTAGTGTTTTTAGCATTTTATGCGGGACGCGTTTTGGCACAGCAATGGCAAGATACGCCTCATTGGTATGGTCAATTTGAAATGCGGTTGCGCTATCCTGAGTTACCGTTGGGAGTAGATGATTTTTATCAGCATATGGCAGTGTTATATAGTGACGCTTCTGCTAATGATATCAAAAGTAAAAAAGTTGCCCCACTATTTTTCGCATTAGAGCCGATAGGAATGCGCTTATTTGGTCATATTGACAGGCAGTTTTCTGCGGTAATGGGTGGGCAAGTTGCCAGTGGATTGTATCAAGCGGTCACTGAATTATTGCCGTCCTCTGGCATGATGGCTACAAAGAATGACGTATCAAAGAAAGAAGCATCTACTCCGGTAAATACCGCGATTAATACATCGCCCGTTAAATCCACACCAATTAATACAACATTAGTCACTGAACACTTAAATACAAACCAGACGGTCGTTAATACGGCAGAGTATATTGCTAATAAACAGGCAAAAGCCGCATCGTCATCAAAATTATCATCAACTGCTATAACCAGCCATCAACCAACAATAGTCGAAGCCAGTAATAACGTAGCAGCTACTGCCATTACGACTGATATCGTTGATGATAATTCCTCTAGTACGGTGTTGCAAACGGCATCACCAGTGCTAATAAAAGAAGAAGTTATAAATAGTTCCCCAGCAGCAGATTTGCCTTTCCAAACACAGACAACACCATTAAAATCAGTGCCACCAACGCCAGAGGTTTTTACGCAATTGCTAACTGAGCTTAATGAGATAGAAGTTAACCAAACAGCAGGTCATAGTGATTATCAACAAGCGTGCAAAATTCTTGATCAGTTTGAACAGCATATTGCCAAGCAACATAAACCGCGCGCCCAAGTGGTGTTTTCAGTTTCCCATCAAGCCGCACGGCAGCAAGCACTTGACTTGTTAGAAACATCTGCAACGGCTGGTCATACTGCTGCGATGCTGCGCCTTGCGATGTATGAGCTGCTAGCAGAGGGGTTGACCGCGGACACTGAACAAGCTAAAGATATTGGCGTCGATTGGGTGAAGCAAGCGGCTAACCAAAAAGACAGTCGTGCTCAACGTCTACTCAGTAAAATGTACTATCAAGCAGTCGGTGTGCCACAAGATATGAATAATGGCAAATACTGGCTTGAGCAAGCTGCTGAAAATGGTCATATCGAGGCGACTGAGGTGATGGCACAATGGCAACAAGCACAAAGCTTAATCATCACCCGTCAGCAAGAAGAACATAGCTTTAAGCGTTATCAGATTTTGATAGCGGCTATTGTTGTCGGCGCTTTATTATTAATTATTTTTGTATAA
- a CDS encoding 3-deoxy-D-manno-octulosonic acid transferase: MSTPITKRAISIPPLYYRLIISLLKPLYRLQVWQRSHQRANYQQEVAQRFGKYYPPCPSNKITANNDKDNNNRVIWCHAVSLGETNTVAPLLDKLLQQGYQIWLTNTTQTGFARGASRFAEDIAQGRMSHSYVPVDSPAVIEKFLAHVQPIAALFVETELWANILTILAQQNIPSILVNGRLSAASFKRYQKISAVSQSMMQNLTLIIAQDEESAQRFQQLGAESSHVQVAGSLKWVINAPKITDINTQKSVITDITQPKIANEKIIDVDLGELNRPIWVVASTHSGEEDTALAWQQQLLAIPEHSKTLLIIVPRHPERFDEVAALIQKSGLKMVRRSHQDAIHAQTQVYLADSMGELMTWFALADVALVGGSLVDIGGHNPVEPASVATPILMGRYTQSCQVVVDMLAGVGALYQPYNNFYQAITLNGGSDEQVDEPFSEQDKSKFMQPVSDTDDVALIYEQLQFWLSHPHIAQLAGQAGAQLAAQQQSALTQQLTLIEEVIKQFATINN, encoded by the coding sequence ATGTCTACTCCGATAACCAAGCGCGCAATCAGTATACCTCCTTTATATTATCGACTAATTATTAGCCTGTTAAAGCCATTATATCGCCTGCAAGTTTGGCAACGCTCGCATCAGCGTGCTAACTATCAGCAAGAAGTGGCACAGCGTTTTGGTAAATATTATCCGCCATGTCCAAGTAATAAAATTACTGCTAATAACGATAAGGATAACAATAACAGAGTCATTTGGTGTCATGCCGTCTCATTGGGTGAGACCAATACCGTTGCGCCGTTGTTAGATAAATTATTACAGCAGGGATATCAGATTTGGCTGACCAATACTACCCAGACTGGTTTTGCGCGCGGTGCTAGCCGTTTCGCAGAGGATATTGCTCAAGGGCGTATGAGCCACAGTTATGTGCCGGTAGACAGCCCTGCAGTTATTGAGAAATTTTTAGCCCATGTACAGCCTATTGCCGCTTTGTTTGTCGAAACTGAACTGTGGGCAAATATTTTAACCATCCTCGCGCAACAAAATATTCCCAGTATATTGGTCAATGGTCGGCTATCGGCAGCATCTTTTAAACGTTATCAAAAAATCAGTGCCGTAAGCCAAAGTATGATGCAAAATCTGACGTTAATCATTGCGCAAGATGAAGAATCGGCGCAACGTTTTCAACAACTGGGCGCTGAAAGCTCGCATGTTCAAGTGGCAGGCTCACTAAAATGGGTCATTAATGCCCCTAAAATAACGGATATTAATACCCAAAAATCAGTTATCACGGACATTACGCAGCCGAAAATTGCCAATGAAAAAATAATAGACGTTGATTTAGGAGAGTTAAATCGTCCTATTTGGGTAGTAGCCAGTACCCATAGCGGTGAAGAAGATACTGCGCTGGCATGGCAGCAGCAACTGTTAGCGATACCTGAACATAGTAAAACCTTATTAATTATCGTGCCAAGGCACCCTGAACGCTTCGATGAAGTTGCCGCACTTATCCAAAAATCAGGTTTAAAAATGGTAAGGCGCAGTCATCAAGACGCCATTCACGCGCAGACGCAAGTGTATTTAGCAGATAGTATGGGCGAGCTGATGACGTGGTTTGCCTTAGCTGATGTGGCACTGGTTGGTGGCTCATTGGTAGATATTGGTGGTCATAATCCCGTTGAGCCTGCGAGTGTGGCGACGCCGATATTAATGGGACGCTATACACAGTCTTGCCAAGTGGTCGTGGATATGCTGGCTGGCGTGGGTGCGTTGTATCAGCCGTATAATAATTTTTATCAGGCGATAACTCTTAATGGTGGGTCTGATGAACAGGTTGATGAGCCTTTTTCTGAGCAGGATAAGTCAAAATTTATGCAGCCTGTGTCGGACACTGATGATGTGGCGCTTATTTATGAGCAGCTGCAATTTTGGCTCAGTCACCCGCATATTGCTCAGTTGGCAGGGCAGGCAGGGGCACAACTGGCAGCGCAACAGCAATCAGCACTTACCCAGCAATTAACCCTTATTGAAGAAGTTATTAAACAATTTGCTACTATTAATAATTGA
- a CDS encoding 16S rRNA (uracil(1498)-N(3))-methyltransferase, with translation MNCILLPATHFSLPFAYIDAPSQIEHIQKVLDATVGDTLKIGQLDGKLGTAVIDKISEDSIDLREVHLSKQPPAKLDVTVILALPRPKVLRRLIMDMTALGVRDIVLINSYRTQKSYWQSPLLARLDEFVLEGLQQGVDTVAPRITLQKRFKPFVEDELASLITGHAIVAHPYSELSLMQYLQQLALLQSQSQSFLALTEGQTKTVLPSVVCIGAEGGWIDYEIDLFGAQGCQAVNIGSRVLRTETAVNVILGHWLLNSGC, from the coding sequence ATGAATTGTATTTTATTACCAGCTACCCATTTTTCCTTACCTTTTGCGTATATTGATGCGCCCAGTCAAATAGAACATATTCAGAAAGTATTGGATGCAACAGTAGGCGACACACTCAAAATTGGTCAGCTTGACGGTAAACTTGGTACTGCCGTCATTGATAAAATATCAGAAGATAGTATTGATTTACGTGAGGTTCACTTATCCAAACAGCCTCCTGCAAAGTTGGATGTCACCGTCATTTTGGCATTGCCACGCCCGAAAGTATTACGCCGATTGATTATGGATATGACCGCGCTTGGTGTGCGTGATATCGTTCTTATTAATAGTTACCGCACGCAAAAAAGTTATTGGCAAAGTCCACTGCTCGCGCGACTTGACGAATTTGTGCTAGAAGGTTTGCAACAAGGGGTTGATACGGTTGCACCGCGCATCACCTTACAAAAACGCTTTAAGCCTTTTGTTGAAGATGAGTTGGCAAGCTTAATTACTGGGCACGCTATAGTGGCTCATCCTTATAGTGAATTGTCGCTCATGCAATATTTACAACAGCTAGCCTTGTTGCAATCACAATCGCAATCATTTTTAGCGTTAACAGAGGGGCAAACAAAGACAGTATTGCCAAGCGTAGTGTGTATTGGTGCTGAAGGCGGTTGGATTGATTACGAGATTGATTTGTTCGGGGCACAAGGTTGTCAGGCAGTCAATATCGGCAGTCGAGTACTGAGAACTGAGACGGCAGTCAATGTCATTTTGGGGCATTGGTTACTAAACAGCGGTTGTTAA
- a CDS encoding extracellular solute-binding protein, which produces MSLNAVAAPLSFNRSIKASLSVAVFSLMLGLVGCNKAETPEQGADAKAPVAGQDAAIDGAATTDSDQVVTIYSSRNEQLIKPLLDKYTAETGVKIELVTDKTGPLMARLEAEGKNTPADMLLTVDAGNLWQAAEQGLLQPVSSTILETNVPAKYRDPKGMWTGLSLRARTIFYDPSKVDAAQLSTYADLADPKWKGKLCLRSSKAVYNQSLVASMIENLGAEKTEQVIRGWVANLATDVFSDDTNMLEAIAAGQCEVGIANSYYYGRLLDEKPGFPVKIFWANQDTTGTHVNISGAGVIANSDNPDGALKLMEWLSSDEAQGLYASSDKEYPVKEGIDESELLRSWGPFKQDSISVQKFGALQTQAIQMMDKAGYK; this is translated from the coding sequence ATGTCGTTAAATGCGGTTGCAGCACCTCTATCTTTTAATCGCTCTATCAAAGCGAGCTTATCTGTTGCTGTATTTAGCTTGATGTTGGGTTTGGTAGGTTGTAATAAAGCCGAAACGCCTGAGCAAGGTGCGGATGCTAAAGCACCTGTAGCCGGGCAAGACGCAGCTATTGACGGTGCTGCAACAACTGACAGCGACCAAGTGGTTACTATTTATTCTTCACGTAATGAGCAGTTAATCAAGCCATTATTAGATAAATATACTGCAGAAACAGGTGTAAAAATTGAGCTGGTGACGGATAAAACGGGTCCGCTCATGGCGCGCTTAGAAGCAGAAGGCAAGAATACGCCAGCCGATATGCTGTTGACCGTTGATGCGGGTAATTTATGGCAAGCGGCAGAGCAAGGCTTACTGCAACCTGTTTCTTCTACTATCTTAGAGACTAACGTGCCAGCTAAATATCGTGATCCCAAAGGGATGTGGACGGGTCTGTCATTACGTGCGCGTACTATTTTTTATGATCCAAGTAAAGTGGATGCGGCACAGTTATCAACCTATGCAGATTTAGCGGATCCAAAATGGAAAGGCAAACTGTGCTTGCGTTCATCAAAAGCGGTCTATAACCAGTCACTGGTTGCTAGTATGATTGAAAATTTAGGTGCGGAAAAAACCGAACAAGTGATTCGTGGTTGGGTGGCTAACTTAGCGACAGATGTATTTAGTGATGACACCAATATGTTAGAGGCAATTGCCGCTGGTCAGTGTGAAGTAGGTATCGCTAACAGCTATTACTATGGTCGCCTGCTTGATGAAAAACCTGGCTTCCCAGTGAAAATATTTTGGGCAAACCAAGACACCACAGGTACGCACGTGAATATCTCAGGCGCTGGCGTGATTGCCAATTCTGACAATCCAGATGGCGCGCTTAAATTAATGGAATGGCTATCTTCTGATGAAGCACAAGGTCTCTATGCCAGCTCGGATAAAGAGTATCCGGTTAAAGAAGGGATTGATGAATCTGAGCTGCTTAGATCTTGGGGTCCATTTAAACAAGATAGTATCAGCGTGCAAAAATTTGGTGCGTTGCAAACCCAAGCCATTCAAATGATGGATAAAGCGGGCTATAAATAA
- a CDS encoding ABC transporter permease, giving the protein MMTMPKLSFRQNNTVKEGSVVSQDYTVSKRIISKSVLGLISLFMLVPILIVLLSWTQPVADIWTHMREYILPQVLKNTAILLLMVMVISGTVGTALAWVTSMYRFPGQRFFTWALMLPLAIPAYVLAFVTIGIVDFSGPLQTGLRDFGITTAIPSVRNVWGAGIVLSLAFYPYVYLLARQAFLSQGRRAMEAGQMLGLSRSKVFFRLALPQALPWVIGGLLLAAMETLADFGAVSVFNVDTFTTAIYKAWFGFFSLTTAAQLAALLIGVIFIVVLFEQYWQAKRGNAVSQGSNRRFETSKRAKFAMTLLCTVVFLIAFLVPFLQLLYWTAINFRQDFDERYIDFVMNSLLLASMTTLFIAVLAIIIAWIKRQYPDKSTKLMTTLANLGYVVPGTVLAVGVFIPIAWLDNQLIDFGITSHQVLSGSVVVMLLALATRFMTVSFQPIDRQLQRLTANQEAAAKLLSDSALQRWRQVVLPVLSPGVLTALLMGFVEVMKEMPITLMTRRQGWDTLAVRVFEMTSEGMWARAALPSLLIVLVGLIPVWVLLRQSDKNG; this is encoded by the coding sequence ATGATGACAATGCCAAAACTATCTTTTCGTCAAAATAATACGGTCAAAGAAGGCAGTGTTGTCAGTCAGGATTATACGGTTAGTAAACGCATTATCTCGAAATCAGTCTTAGGACTGATTTCGTTGTTTATGCTCGTACCGATTTTAATCGTGCTGCTGTCATGGACACAGCCGGTAGCCGATATTTGGACGCACATGCGCGAGTATATCTTGCCGCAAGTGCTCAAAAATACGGCAATATTATTACTGATGGTCATGGTAATCTCTGGTACGGTTGGTACGGCGCTGGCATGGGTGACGAGTATGTATCGTTTCCCCGGTCAGCGCTTTTTTACGTGGGCACTGATGTTGCCGTTAGCGATACCCGCTTATGTACTGGCTTTTGTCACGATAGGGATTGTTGATTTTAGTGGACCCCTGCAAACGGGTCTGCGTGATTTTGGTATTACTACCGCCATTCCGTCGGTGCGTAATGTCTGGGGCGCAGGCATCGTATTGTCGCTAGCGTTTTATCCTTATGTCTACTTACTGGCGCGTCAAGCCTTTTTGTCTCAAGGCAGAAGAGCGATGGAAGCGGGTCAAATGCTGGGATTGAGTCGTAGTAAAGTATTTTTTCGTTTGGCGTTACCGCAAGCGCTGCCTTGGGTCATTGGTGGATTATTACTGGCGGCAATGGAAACGCTGGCGGATTTTGGTGCAGTATCGGTATTTAATGTCGATACCTTTACGACGGCTATTTATAAAGCATGGTTTGGCTTTTTTAGTTTAACCACTGCCGCTCAGTTAGCCGCCTTGCTGATTGGGGTGATATTTATCGTAGTATTGTTTGAGCAGTATTGGCAAGCAAAGCGCGGTAATGCCGTGTCGCAAGGCAGTAATCGTCGCTTTGAAACCAGTAAACGTGCTAAATTTGCGATGACATTGTTATGTACCGTGGTGTTTTTGATTGCCTTTTTAGTGCCCTTTTTACAACTGCTTTATTGGACAGCGATAAATTTTCGGCAAGATTTTGATGAGCGTTATATTGATTTTGTCATGAACAGTCTATTGCTGGCGAGTATGACGACGTTATTTATTGCCGTGCTTGCCATTATTATTGCGTGGATTAAACGCCAATATCCTGATAAATCCACTAAGCTAATGACCACCTTAGCCAATTTAGGTTATGTGGTGCCGGGTACGGTATTAGCGGTTGGCGTATTTATTCCGATTGCTTGGCTCGACAATCAACTGATTGATTTTGGCATTACTTCGCATCAAGTGCTGTCAGGTAGCGTGGTGGTGATGCTTTTGGCATTAGCCACGCGTTTTATGACCGTTAGCTTTCAGCCGATTGATCGCCAATTACAGCGCTTGACTGCCAATCAAGAAGCCGCTGCTAAATTGCTTAGCGATAGCGCCTTGCAACGTTGGCGACAAGTGGTACTTCCGGTACTGAGCCCCGGTGTGCTAACCGCTTTATTAATGGGATTTGTTGAAGTCATGAAAGAGATGCCGATTACTTTAATGACGCGTCGGCAAGGTTGGGATACGTTGGCAGTGCGGGTGTTTGAGATGACCAGTGAAGGTATGTGGGCGCGGGCTGCATTGCCAAGCTTACTCATTGTGCTGGTCGGTCTCATTCCAGTATGGGTATTGCTGCGTCAAAGTGACAAAAATGGCTAG